The Thermococcus thermotolerans genome contains a region encoding:
- a CDS encoding DUF7411 family protein encodes MKVHHLYSGGKDSSLSAWILTRLGYDVRLITVSFGLLDNWSFARETAERLGFEHQVVYLPREILERAADMAIKDGHPNNAIQFIHERALEAIAAMPEVERVSDGTRRDDRVPFLDLPKARSLEDRFNVAYIRPLLGLGYKTIRELTERLFVVEIRESEELEKADYEVELRHILRERGMDPLEIFPKRHYQSRVLGWRGKGT; translated from the coding sequence ATGAAAGTACATCATCTCTACTCCGGCGGCAAGGACTCAAGTTTGAGTGCGTGGATTCTCACCAGGCTCGGCTACGATGTGAGATTGATAACGGTCAGCTTTGGCCTCCTCGACAACTGGAGCTTCGCAAGAGAGACTGCAGAAAGACTCGGCTTCGAGCATCAGGTCGTCTACCTCCCGCGGGAGATTCTGGAGAGAGCGGCAGATATGGCAATCAAAGACGGCCACCCCAACAACGCCATTCAGTTCATCCACGAGAGGGCTCTTGAGGCGATAGCGGCGATGCCTGAAGTCGAGAGGGTCAGCGATGGGACAAGGAGGGACGACAGGGTTCCTTTCCTCGACCTTCCGAAGGCCCGCTCGCTGGAGGACAGATTCAACGTCGCCTACATAAGGCCCCTCCTCGGCCTCGGTTACAAGACGATACGCGAGCTGACGGAGAGGCTCTTCGTCGTTGAAATCCGGGAGAGCGAAGAACTGGAGAAGGCAGACTACGAGGTCGAGCTCAGGCATATCCTCCGCGAGAGGGGAATGGATCCGCTGGAGATATTCCCGAAGAGACACTACCAGTCGAGGGTTCTTGGCTGGAGGGGGAAGGGGACCTGA
- a CDS encoding AbrB/MazE/SpoVT family DNA-binding domain-containing protein yields the protein MPVVTKKYQVTIPKEVREALGIRAGDEVVFVREGNRYVLMKLTDLLKELSEITEDIDETVEEVRQGLARGIERSLRELEGGK from the coding sequence ATGCCAGTTGTGACGAAGAAATACCAGGTGACAATCCCCAAAGAGGTGCGGGAGGCGCTGGGAATAAGGGCCGGGGATGAGGTGGTTTTCGTTCGTGAAGGAAACAGGTATGTTCTGATGAAACTGACGGACCTCCTCAAAGAGCTGAGCGAAATAACAGAGGACATAGACGAGACCGTTGAAGAGGTCCGGCAGGGGCTTGCGAGGGGCATAGAGCGCTCTCTCCGCGAGCTGGAGGGAGGGAAATGA
- the rpl18a gene encoding 50S ribosomal protein L18Ae produces MEVKVFRVRGVFERNGKRERFTREYRGLKAEDVIEILYSEVGSKHRVPRNKIWIESVEEIAPEEAENPIVRKLSGL; encoded by the coding sequence ATGGAGGTTAAGGTCTTCCGCGTTAGGGGCGTTTTCGAGAGGAACGGAAAGAGGGAGAGGTTCACCAGGGAGTACCGCGGCCTCAAGGCCGAGGACGTCATCGAGATACTCTACTCCGAAGTTGGCAGCAAGCACCGTGTTCCTAGGAACAAGATATGGATCGAGAGCGTGGAAGAAATAGCCCCCGAAGAGGCCGAGAACCCGATAGTCAGAAAGCTGAGCGGCCTCTGA